In Pseudomonas hamedanensis, a single window of DNA contains:
- a CDS encoding MacB family efflux pump subunit — MAEALLQLSGITRSFTAGDREFLALKDIDLSIHAGEMVAIIGASGSGKSTLMNILGCLDYATAGSYKINGRETRDLDSEALAELRRDYFGFIFQRYHLLPHLSAMHNVEIPAIYAGTPEPQRHARARELLARLGLERHLTHRPSQLSGGQQQRVSIARALMNGGEVILADEPTGALDTTSGKEVMHILQELHAAGHTVILVTHDPKVAANAERIIEVSDGEILSDRRNVRDSAASSPDEPAARPATAARRLVASLGLFKEAFNMAWVALISHRMRTLLTMLGIVIGITSVVSISAIGEGAKRYVLKDIQAIGSNTIDIYSGTSFGDSRSAAIETLVPADVAALNQLYYVDSATPVVGRNLLLRYRNIDVDAQVNGVSDLYFQVRGIKMAAGIHFSESDARRQAQVVVIDHKTRQRLFGEQVDPLGQVILIGNLPCTVIGVAAENKNLFAASKSLNVWVPYETAAGRLLGQRYLDSISVRIKDGQPSKVVEDNVNKLMLQRHGTKDFFTNNLDSIMQTVQKTSRSLALLLSLIAVISLVVGGIGVMNIMLVSVTERTREIGIRMAVGARQSDIRQQFLVEAVMVCLLGGAIGISLSYAIGHLFSVFIKEWEMVFSLGSVLTAVFCSTLIGIVFGFVPARNASRLDPIEALARD, encoded by the coding sequence ATGGCCGAAGCCCTGCTGCAACTGAGCGGCATCACCCGCAGCTTTACCGCTGGCGACCGCGAATTTCTCGCGCTGAAAGACATCGACCTGAGCATCCATGCCGGGGAAATGGTGGCGATCATCGGTGCGTCCGGCTCCGGCAAATCAACCCTGATGAATATTCTTGGCTGCCTCGATTACGCCACCGCCGGCAGCTACAAGATCAACGGCCGGGAAACCCGTGACCTCGACAGCGAGGCGCTGGCCGAACTGCGCCGCGATTACTTCGGATTTATCTTTCAGCGTTATCACTTGCTGCCGCACCTGAGCGCCATGCACAACGTCGAGATTCCGGCGATTTATGCCGGGACCCCGGAGCCGCAGCGCCATGCGCGCGCCCGCGAGCTGTTGGCGCGCCTGGGCCTGGAGCGGCACCTGACGCATCGACCGAGCCAACTCTCGGGCGGCCAACAACAGCGCGTGAGTATCGCCCGCGCCTTGATGAACGGCGGCGAAGTGATCCTCGCCGATGAGCCGACCGGCGCCCTCGACACCACCAGCGGCAAGGAGGTGATGCACATTCTGCAAGAGCTGCACGCCGCCGGGCACACGGTGATTCTGGTGACCCACGACCCGAAAGTCGCGGCCAATGCCGAGCGCATCATCGAGGTCAGCGATGGCGAGATCCTCAGCGACCGGCGCAACGTGCGCGACAGCGCAGCGTCTTCCCCTGACGAGCCGGCCGCGCGGCCAGCCACCGCGGCGCGGCGTCTGGTCGCCAGCCTCGGGCTGTTCAAGGAAGCCTTCAACATGGCCTGGGTCGCGCTGATTTCGCACCGCATGCGCACCTTGCTGACCATGCTCGGCATCGTCATCGGCATCACCTCGGTGGTGTCGATCTCGGCCATCGGCGAGGGGGCCAAGCGTTATGTACTCAAGGATATTCAGGCGATCGGCAGCAATACTATCGATATCTATTCCGGCACCAGTTTCGGCGACAGCCGTTCCGCCGCCATCGAAACCCTGGTGCCCGCCGATGTCGCGGCGCTCAATCAGCTGTATTACGTCGACAGCGCGACGCCGGTGGTCGGGCGCAATCTGCTGTTGCGCTACCGTAACATCGACGTCGATGCCCAGGTCAACGGCGTCAGCGACCTGTATTTCCAGGTACGCGGAATCAAGATGGCGGCGGGCATTCACTTCAGTGAAAGCGATGCGCGGCGCCAGGCCCAGGTGGTGGTCATCGATCACAAGACCCGTCAGCGTCTGTTCGGCGAGCAGGTCGATCCGCTCGGACAAGTGATTCTGATCGGCAATCTGCCGTGCACCGTGATCGGTGTGGCAGCGGAAAACAAAAACCTGTTTGCCGCGAGCAAATCACTCAACGTCTGGGTGCCCTACGAAACCGCTGCCGGACGCCTGCTGGGCCAGCGCTATCTGGACAGCATCAGCGTGCGCATCAAGGACGGCCAGCCAAGCAAAGTGGTGGAAGACAACGTCAACAAGTTGATGCTGCAGCGTCATGGCACCAAGGATTTCTTCACCAACAACCTCGACAGCATCATGCAGACCGTGCAGAAGACCAGCCGCTCATTGGCGTTGCTGCTGTCGCTGATCGCGGTGATTTCGCTGGTGGTCGGCGGCATCGGCGTGATGAATATCATGCTGGTGTCGGTGACCGAACGCACCCGCGAGATCGGCATCCGCATGGCCGTCGGCGCGCGGCAGTCGGACATTCGGCAGCAGTTTCTGGTGGAGGCGGTGATGGTCTGTCTGCTCGGCGG
- the macA gene encoding macrolide transporter subunit MacA — protein sequence MEKSKLRKVAMGVALAAVAGLLLYAVQAPAEAPQYLTATVERGDIENAVLATGLLEGIKQVDVGAQVSGQLKSLKVKVGDKVKKGQWLAEIDPLVLQNTLRQAQVDEENLQAQKRATQAQLRQTKALYERYRNLQEDASISRQDFETAQSNYEVQQANLLSLEAQIKSAHIQIDTAKVNLAYTRIIAPIDGDVVGIVTQEGQTVIANQLAPILLKLADLDTMTVKAQVSEADVIHIAPGQAVYFTILGEDKRYYGKLRGTEPAPQNFLETPPAGTPKQNTAVFYNALFEVPNPDHRLRISMTAQVRVVLDTARSVLTIPVAALGARNSDGSFPVRVLDAKGQAQPRNVQVGINNNVKVQINDGLAEGDRVVIGDPVSAMAGS from the coding sequence ATGGAAAAGTCGAAGTTGCGCAAAGTCGCTATGGGTGTGGCGCTGGCGGCAGTGGCCGGCTTGCTGTTGTACGCGGTGCAGGCGCCGGCGGAGGCGCCGCAGTACCTGACCGCCACGGTAGAACGCGGTGACATCGAGAACGCGGTGCTTGCCACCGGGTTGCTGGAGGGCATCAAGCAGGTCGATGTCGGTGCGCAGGTGTCGGGGCAATTGAAGTCGCTCAAGGTCAAGGTCGGCGACAAGGTGAAAAAGGGCCAGTGGCTCGCGGAAATCGATCCGCTGGTATTGCAGAACACTCTGCGCCAGGCCCAGGTCGATGAAGAAAACCTGCAAGCCCAAAAGCGCGCGACTCAGGCCCAGTTGCGGCAGACCAAGGCGTTGTACGAGCGGTATCGGAATTTGCAGGAGGACGCGTCCATTTCTCGTCAGGACTTCGAAACCGCGCAATCGAATTACGAAGTGCAGCAGGCCAACCTGCTGTCGCTGGAGGCACAGATCAAAAGTGCGCATATCCAGATCGACACCGCCAAGGTCAATCTCGCATATACACGAATTATTGCGCCGATTGATGGCGATGTGGTCGGCATCGTCACCCAAGAAGGCCAGACGGTGATCGCTAATCAGTTGGCGCCGATTCTGCTGAAGCTCGCCGACCTGGACACCATGACCGTCAAGGCGCAAGTCTCGGAAGCAGATGTGATTCACATCGCGCCGGGGCAGGCGGTGTATTTCACCATTCTGGGCGAAGACAAGCGTTATTACGGCAAGCTGCGCGGCACTGAACCGGCGCCGCAGAACTTCCTCGAAACGCCGCCTGCCGGCACGCCAAAGCAAAACACGGCGGTGTTTTACAACGCCCTGTTCGAAGTGCCGAACCCGGACCATCGCTTGCGTATCTCGATGACCGCGCAGGTGCGCGTAGTGCTCGACACGGCCCGGTCAGTGTTGACCATCCCGGTGGCGGCGCTCGGGGCGCGCAACAGCGACGGCAGTTTTCCGGTGCGCGTACTCGACGCCAAGGGCCAAGCCCAGCCGCGCAATGTGCAGGTGGGGATCAACAACAACGTCAAGGTGCAGATCAATGACGGTCTGGCTGAAGGCGATCGGGTGGTGATCGGTGATCCGGTGTCCGCCATGGCGGGGTCCTGA
- a CDS encoding non-ribosomal peptide synthetase, with protein sequence MNLNPLLATLKARDIQLTVTDEQLRVNGNKQALSDPALLASLREHKAALIELIKAGEYSAARVGQVEVPANGIGPGCTHITPAMLTLTQLSQDALDHLIEGIPGGAANVQDIYPLTPLQEGILYHHVSAQHGDPYVMQAQFAFSGAERLQAFVDALQTVIDRHDILRTAVVWEGLDTPLQVVMRGARLPLEEVTLEADGGDALAQLHARFDARQFRLDVTRAPLLRLAHARDVSGQRIVAMLLFHHLAMDHSALAVVSEELQACLCGHAARLGPPVPFRNYVAQARLGISEAEHEAFFRDMLADIDEPTLPYGLQGVHGDGSDVVEFSQALDPQLNRRLRALARRLGVSVASLFHLGWGQVLNALTGQVSVVFGTVLMGRMQNAEGTERALGIFINTLPLRVDIAALAVVEAVKATHARLTTLMRHEHAPLALAQRCSGVVASSPLFSTLLNYRHSASSAAASDEALAAWEGISVLRSEERTNYPLTLSIDDFGDRFSLTLLASSAVDGGRLCDYLLCAVEQLLSALEQAPDTPLNQLSVLPAAEREQVLREFNASQVDYPAALPVHQRFEAQVLARPEALAAVHGGEALTFAELNHKANALAHQLIGLGVQPDDRVAIVARRGLEALVGLLAILKAGAGYVPVDTAHPAERLLHLLRDSAPVAVLTSTELRERLPMLAVPVLNLDPRTWPVGITGNPQLPSLNAAHLAYVIYTSGSTGLPKGVMVEHRTLSNLIDWHCSAFDLCAGRHTSSLAGFGFDAMAWEVWPALCVGATLHIAPAHDGSEDIDALLDWWRAQPLDVSFLPTPVAEYAFSQQLEHPTLRTLLIGGDRLRQYSRNQRFDVINNYGPTETTVVATSGRIDSGDALHIGKPVSNATVYLLDAQQRPVPIGVAGELYIGGSGVARGYLNQPQLTAERFLCDPFSHAAQARMYRSGDLARWRSDGTLEYLGRNDDQVKIRGVRIEPGEIEQRLNQLPGIQEAVVLAREDQPGQSRLVAYFTEQAQVQALDVAQLRALLLTQLPEYMVPSAFVKLDGLPLTANGKLDRKALPKPERSALFVRDYVAPEGEVETALADIWADVLQVERVGREDHFFELGGHSLLAMRMVAHVRQRLGVELVLSDLFANAELAAVAQVLTEAGRCTQPPILPVPRDTALPLSFSQQRFWFLAQMEGANTAYNIPIALRLRGALDDVALQRALARIVARHETLRSRFAPLDGDAQVLIAPVDSGLVLRLEDLRHHPQAQEALQALIQGEASGPFDLLDDPLIRGRLVRLADDHHVLLLTLHHIISDGWSMGVLTRELMALYQAFSQGEDDPLPPLTLQYSDYAVWQRRWLSGEVLQRQSEYWQRTLRDVPALLTLPTDRPRPAQQDYAGSSIALQLDARLGAGLKALSQRHGVTLYMTLLGAWALLLGRLSGQTDVVIGSPVANRNRAEVEGMIGLFVNTLALRIDTAGELNGQALLTRVKAITLQAQAHQDLPFEQVVEITRPVRSLAHSPLFQSMFNWRNSDGPALALGELTLEAVAEPSHFAKFDLTLTLGETPEGIGGWLEYATALFDEATVQRFAGYLQQLLQAMVSNDQALLAHVPLVQDEERQRLLVDFNATDREYPHTDTVQRLFEQYAARQPDAVAAVHGEQTLSYAELNRRANQLAHFLLSEGVKPGDAVAILLPRSLDLLIAQLAIGKCAAAWVPLDIHAPADRQSFMVDDCRAAALLTRSTATVAFAVRRIDLDSLQLDAQPGHNPDLPQSAQSLAYIMYTSGSTGMPKGVMVPHRAITRLVINNGYADFNRQDCIAFASNPAFDASTMDVWGALLNGARVAIIDHATLLDPQAFGDELKRSGASILFVTTALFNQYVQLIPDALKGLRILLCGGERGDPAAFRKLRSEAPNVRLVHCYGPTETTTYATTFAVQTVAEEADSVSIGGPISNTQVYVLDACQQPVPFGVTGELYIGGQGVALGYLNRPELTAQKFLRDPFSTQPDALMYRTGDLVRWLAPGQLECIGRNDDQVKIRGFRIELGEIENRLLGCPGVKEAIVLARRDGTEPTRLVAYFTADDADLQSATLRALLQARLPEYMVPSAWVRLEMLPLNNNGKVDRKALPAPTQAALLSRVYEAPGNALETRLAGLWGEILQVEQVGRHDNFFELGGHSLLAVRLVNQMQQADLPMTLAELFQHPSVEAAAALLAERDGGGAPEPEPGLTLVRAGDQGTPLFLVHEFSGRDVYFPALGRHIGGAFPIYGLPGIDYGQTQLRTLECLARRMVGIIRTRQPHGPYRLAGWSFGGVLAYEVAQQLLGLDEIVEFIGLIDSYVPRLADPHKARWNDAHVHKRQLLLHCSAHWAGLGEDGQGRLAALAALQSELESLAFAELLERCQRQQLLHPELAAASAAEAWHYLDREVAHGHALAHYRVSPLPLPLHVFRAKQRSAAMAQLSPTLGWAEELPDSELRCIDVPGDHQSMMKAPHIQALGQAISQALEAAQAPALPGYQPLVTIQTGDSSRAPIFCVPGAGDSVTGFIHLTEALGPQWPIHGLQPRGLEGGAVPHSQVEAAALFYRRAIEQLYPQGPLHLIGHSFGGWVAHAMAAQFEADGREVATLTLIDSESPGGNGVIGRAYTATAALQRLIEALQLSAGTSLGIDAEAFADADDATQLGLLHAGMVRAGVLSARSTPQSLIGSTRTFASALRTVYQPHQRYSGPVRLALVDDPTLDAAGNQREQAAMVEGWRREVTDLTVWYGPGNHFTLLKAPNVFSFAAWWHEGLTEPASEVLS encoded by the coding sequence GTGAACCTGAACCCTTTGTTGGCGACACTCAAGGCCCGAGACATCCAGTTGACGGTCACGGACGAGCAGTTGCGCGTCAATGGCAACAAGCAGGCCTTGAGCGATCCGGCGCTACTGGCGTCGTTGCGCGAGCACAAGGCGGCGTTGATCGAGTTGATCAAGGCCGGCGAGTATTCGGCGGCGCGTGTCGGGCAGGTCGAAGTGCCGGCCAATGGCATCGGCCCTGGTTGCACGCACATCACCCCGGCGATGCTGACCCTGACGCAACTGAGTCAGGACGCCCTCGATCACCTGATCGAAGGCATCCCCGGCGGGGCTGCGAACGTGCAAGACATCTATCCGTTAACGCCATTGCAGGAAGGCATTCTTTATCACCACGTCAGCGCCCAACACGGCGATCCGTATGTCATGCAGGCTCAATTCGCTTTCAGCGGGGCAGAGCGTTTGCAGGCATTTGTCGATGCGTTACAAACGGTGATCGATCGTCACGACATCCTGCGCACGGCGGTGGTCTGGGAAGGTCTCGACACACCGCTGCAAGTGGTCATGCGCGGTGCGCGCCTGCCGCTGGAAGAAGTGACTCTGGAAGCCGATGGCGGTGATGCCCTGGCACAGTTGCACGCCCGTTTCGACGCCAGGCAGTTCCGTCTCGACGTGACCCGTGCGCCGCTGTTGCGCCTGGCGCATGCCCGGGATGTGAGCGGGCAACGCATCGTCGCGATGCTGTTGTTCCATCACCTGGCGATGGACCACTCGGCCCTGGCGGTGGTCAGCGAGGAATTGCAGGCCTGCCTGTGCGGACACGCCGCGCGGTTGGGCCCGCCCGTGCCGTTTCGCAATTATGTGGCGCAAGCCCGATTGGGCATCAGCGAGGCGGAACACGAAGCGTTTTTCCGCGACATGCTCGCTGACATCGACGAGCCGACCTTGCCCTACGGATTGCAAGGCGTGCACGGTGACGGCAGCGACGTCGTCGAATTCAGCCAGGCGCTCGACCCGCAACTCAATCGCCGCCTGCGGGCCCTGGCGCGGCGGCTGGGCGTGAGCGTGGCGAGCCTGTTTCACCTCGGTTGGGGGCAAGTGCTCAATGCCCTGACCGGGCAAGTGAGCGTGGTCTTCGGCACCGTGTTGATGGGGCGCATGCAGAATGCCGAAGGCACCGAACGCGCGCTGGGCATCTTCATCAACACGTTGCCGTTGCGTGTGGACATCGCAGCGCTCGCCGTCGTTGAGGCGGTCAAGGCCACCCACGCGCGGCTGACTACCTTGATGCGTCATGAACATGCGCCGCTGGCGCTGGCGCAACGCTGCAGCGGTGTGGTCGCTTCTTCGCCGTTGTTCAGCACGCTGCTCAATTATCGACACAGCGCCTCCAGTGCCGCTGCCAGCGACGAAGCACTCGCCGCGTGGGAAGGCATCAGTGTGTTGCGCTCGGAAGAACGCACCAATTACCCGCTGACCCTGAGCATCGACGACTTCGGCGACCGGTTCAGCCTGACGTTGCTGGCCAGTAGCGCCGTCGATGGTGGACGTCTCTGCGACTACCTGTTGTGTGCGGTGGAGCAATTGTTATCGGCGCTCGAACAGGCGCCCGATACGCCGCTGAATCAGTTGTCAGTGCTGCCGGCCGCAGAGCGTGAGCAAGTGTTGCGCGAATTCAACGCCAGCCAGGTCGATTACCCGGCGGCGCTGCCCGTTCATCAGCGTTTCGAAGCGCAGGTGCTGGCTCGTCCGGAGGCGCTGGCGGCCGTTCATGGGGGCGAGGCGCTGACCTTTGCCGAGTTGAACCACAAGGCCAACGCCCTGGCGCATCAGTTGATCGGTCTGGGCGTGCAGCCGGATGACCGCGTCGCCATCGTTGCCCGACGCGGGCTGGAGGCTCTGGTCGGGCTGCTGGCGATTCTCAAGGCCGGCGCCGGTTACGTGCCGGTCGATACGGCGCACCCGGCCGAACGCCTGCTGCATCTGCTGCGCGACAGTGCACCCGTGGCCGTGTTGACCAGCACCGAGCTGCGCGAACGCCTGCCGATGCTGGCCGTGCCAGTGCTCAATCTGGACCCGCGGACCTGGCCGGTGGGCATCACCGGTAATCCGCAATTGCCGAGTCTCAATGCCGCGCATCTCGCTTACGTGATCTATACCTCTGGCTCCACCGGGTTGCCCAAGGGCGTCATGGTCGAACACCGCACCTTGTCGAACCTGATCGATTGGCACTGCTCAGCCTTTGATTTGTGTGCTGGCCGCCACACCTCAAGCCTCGCCGGATTTGGCTTCGATGCCATGGCCTGGGAAGTCTGGCCGGCGTTGTGCGTGGGCGCGACCCTGCACATCGCGCCGGCGCACGACGGCAGTGAAGACATCGACGCCTTGCTTGACTGGTGGCGCGCGCAACCGCTGGACGTGAGCTTCCTGCCCACGCCAGTGGCCGAATACGCGTTCAGCCAACAGCTGGAACATCCGACCTTGCGCACGCTGCTGATCGGCGGCGACCGCTTGCGGCAGTACTCGCGCAACCAGCGTTTCGACGTGATCAACAATTACGGCCCGACCGAAACCACCGTGGTCGCCACCTCCGGGCGTATCGACAGCGGCGACGCCTTGCACATTGGCAAACCGGTGAGCAATGCCACGGTGTACCTGCTCGATGCGCAACAGCGGCCGGTGCCGATTGGCGTCGCCGGCGAGTTGTACATTGGCGGCAGCGGCGTGGCCCGTGGGTATCTGAACCAGCCGCAGCTCACTGCCGAACGCTTCCTCTGCGATCCGTTCAGCCACGCCGCACAGGCGCGCATGTACCGCTCCGGCGATCTGGCGCGCTGGCGCAGCGACGGCACGCTCGAATATCTGGGGCGCAATGACGACCAGGTGAAGATTCGCGGCGTACGCATCGAGCCGGGCGAAATCGAGCAGCGCCTCAACCAGTTGCCCGGGATTCAGGAAGCGGTAGTGCTGGCCCGCGAGGATCAGCCGGGGCAGTCGCGGCTGGTGGCGTATTTCACCGAGCAGGCGCAAGTGCAGGCGCTGGACGTGGCGCAGCTGCGCGCGCTGCTGCTGACCCAGTTGCCGGAATACATGGTGCCGTCCGCTTTCGTCAAACTCGACGGATTGCCGCTCACGGCCAACGGCAAGCTCGACCGCAAAGCCCTGCCGAAACCCGAGCGCTCGGCGCTGTTCGTCCGCGACTATGTGGCGCCGGAGGGCGAAGTGGAAACGGCGCTGGCCGACATCTGGGCCGACGTGCTGCAGGTCGAGCGGGTAGGGCGCGAGGATCATTTCTTTGAACTGGGCGGGCATTCGCTGCTGGCCATGCGCATGGTCGCGCACGTCAGGCAGCGCCTGGGCGTCGAGCTGGTGCTCAGCGATCTGTTTGCCAACGCCGAGCTGGCAGCAGTGGCGCAGGTGTTGACCGAAGCCGGGCGCTGCACGCAACCACCGATTCTGCCGGTGCCCCGTGACACCGCGCTGCCGCTGTCGTTTTCCCAGCAGCGCTTCTGGTTTCTGGCGCAGATGGAGGGTGCCAACACCGCCTATAACATCCCGATTGCCCTGCGCTTGCGCGGCGCCCTGGACGACGTTGCCCTGCAACGCGCACTGGCCCGCATCGTCGCGCGCCACGAAACGCTGCGCAGCCGCTTCGCGCCGCTCGATGGCGACGCGCAGGTGCTGATTGCTCCGGTCGACAGTGGTCTTGTGCTTCGTCTCGAAGATCTGCGCCACCATCCGCAGGCGCAGGAGGCGTTGCAGGCATTGATTCAGGGCGAGGCCTCAGGACCATTCGACCTGCTTGACGATCCGTTGATCCGCGGACGGCTGGTACGCCTGGCCGACGATCACCATGTGCTGCTGCTGACCTTGCACCACATCATCTCTGACGGCTGGTCGATGGGCGTGCTGACCCGCGAACTGATGGCGCTGTATCAGGCGTTCAGTCAGGGTGAAGACGACCCGTTACCGCCGTTGACCCTGCAATACAGCGACTATGCGGTGTGGCAGCGGCGCTGGTTGAGCGGCGAGGTGTTGCAGCGCCAGAGCGAATACTGGCAGCGCACCCTGCGTGATGTGCCGGCCTTGCTGACCTTGCCGACGGATCGCCCGCGCCCGGCGCAGCAGGATTACGCCGGCAGCAGCATTGCGCTGCAACTGGATGCGCGTTTGGGCGCCGGACTCAAGGCCTTGAGCCAGCGCCACGGCGTGACGTTGTACATGACGCTGCTCGGCGCGTGGGCGCTGCTGTTGGGGCGCTTGTCCGGGCAAACCGATGTGGTCATCGGATCGCCGGTCGCCAACCGTAACCGCGCCGAAGTCGAGGGGATGATCGGCCTGTTCGTCAACACCCTGGCATTGCGCATCGACACCGCTGGCGAGTTGAATGGCCAAGCGCTGCTGACGCGGGTCAAGGCGATTACCCTGCAAGCGCAGGCGCATCAGGACCTGCCCTTCGAACAAGTGGTGGAAATTACCCGTCCGGTGCGCAGCCTGGCGCACAGCCCGCTGTTCCAGAGCATGTTCAACTGGCGCAACAGCGACGGACCGGCGCTGGCCTTGGGCGAGCTGACGCTGGAAGCCGTGGCCGAGCCCAGTCATTTTGCCAAGTTCGACCTGACCCTGACCCTCGGCGAGACCCCGGAAGGCATTGGCGGCTGGCTGGAATACGCCACCGCGCTGTTCGATGAAGCCACCGTGCAGCGTTTTGCCGGCTATCTGCAGCAGCTGTTACAAGCGATGGTCAGCAACGATCAGGCGCTGCTCGCCCACGTGCCGCTGGTGCAGGACGAGGAGCGTCAGCGCTTGCTGGTGGATTTCAATGCGACCGATCGCGAATACCCACACACCGACACGGTACAGCGGTTGTTCGAACAATACGCCGCGCGACAGCCCGACGCCGTCGCAGCGGTACATGGCGAACAGACCTTGAGCTATGCCGAGCTGAACCGCCGGGCCAATCAACTGGCTCATTTTCTGCTGAGTGAAGGCGTGAAGCCCGGCGATGCGGTGGCGATCCTGTTACCGCGCTCGCTGGACCTGCTGATCGCGCAGCTGGCGATCGGCAAATGCGCGGCGGCCTGGGTGCCGCTGGATATTCACGCGCCGGCCGATCGCCAGTCGTTCATGGTCGACGATTGCCGGGCCGCTGCGCTGCTGACCCGCAGCACAGCCACGGTGGCTTTTGCGGTGCGGCGGATCGACCTCGACTCGCTGCAGCTCGACGCCCAGCCCGGTCATAACCCGGATCTGCCGCAATCGGCGCAGTCGCTGGCATACATCATGTACACCTCCGGCTCCACCGGCATGCCAAAAGGCGTGATGGTGCCGCACCGGGCGATCACGCGGCTTGTGATCAACAACGGCTACGCCGATTTCAACCGCCAGGATTGTATAGCGTTCGCCTCCAACCCGGCCTTCGATGCGAGCACCATGGACGTCTGGGGCGCACTGCTCAATGGCGCACGTGTGGCGATCATTGACCATGCCACCTTGCTCGATCCGCAAGCGTTCGGCGACGAACTCAAGCGCAGCGGCGCGAGCATCCTGTTCGTCACCACAGCGCTGTTCAACCAGTATGTGCAGCTGATTCCCGACGCCTTGAAGGGTTTGCGCATCCTGCTTTGTGGCGGTGAGCGCGGCGATCCGGCGGCGTTTCGCAAGTTGCGCAGCGAGGCACCGAACGTGCGTCTGGTGCACTGTTATGGCCCGACGGAAACCACCACTTACGCCACCACGTTTGCCGTGCAGACTGTCGCCGAAGAGGCCGACAGCGTGTCGATCGGCGGGCCGATTTCCAATACGCAGGTGTATGTGCTCGACGCCTGTCAGCAACCGGTGCCGTTCGGCGTCACGGGTGAGTTGTACATTGGCGGGCAGGGCGTGGCCCTGGGGTATCTGAACCGGCCTGAACTGACGGCGCAGAAGTTCCTGCGCGACCCGTTCAGCACACAGCCCGACGCGCTGATGTATCGCACCGGTGACCTGGTGCGCTGGCTGGCCCCCGGGCAGCTTGAGTGCATCGGTCGCAACGATGATCAGGTGAAAATTCGCGGATTCCGTATTGAGCTGGGCGAGATCGAAAACCGTCTGCTCGGTTGCCCCGGCGTCAAGGAGGCCATTGTGCTGGCGCGGCGTGACGGTACGGAGCCGACGCGGCTGGTGGCCTATTTCACTGCCGACGATGCCGACCTGCAAAGCGCCACGCTGCGCGCCTTGTTGCAGGCACGGCTGCCGGAATACATGGTGCCCTCGGCGTGGGTGCGTCTGGAGATGTTGCCGCTGAACAACAATGGCAAGGTCGATCGCAAGGCCTTGCCGGCACCGACGCAGGCGGCGTTGCTCAGCCGTGTGTACGAGGCGCCGGGCAATGCACTTGAAACCCGTCTCGCCGGGTTGTGGGGCGAAATCCTCCAGGTCGAGCAGGTCGGTCGCCACGACAACTTTTTCGAGCTGGGCGGGCATTCGTTGCTGGCGGTGCGTCTGGTCAACCAGATGCAGCAGGCCGATCTCCCCATGACCCTGGCCGAGCTGTTCCAGCATCCCAGCGTTGAAGCGGCCGCTGCGCTGCTCGCTGAACGTGATGGCGGGGGTGCGCCGGAGCCTGAGCCGGGGCTGACGCTGGTGCGCGCGGGTGATCAGGGCACGCCATTGTTTCTAGTCCACGAATTCAGTGGCCGCGACGTGTATTTTCCGGCGCTGGGCCGGCACATCGGCGGCGCTTTTCCTATCTACGGGCTGCCGGGCATCGACTACGGCCAAACACAGTTGCGCACGCTCGAATGCCTGGCGAGGCGCATGGTCGGGATCATTCGCACCCGACAACCGCATGGGCCTTACCGACTGGCCGGTTGGTCGTTTGGTGGTGTACTGGCTTATGAGGTCGCTCAGCAGTTGCTCGGACTGGACGAAATTGTCGAGTTTATCGGGCTGATTGACAGCTATGTGCCGCGTCTGGCCGATCCGCACAAGGCACGCTGGAACGATGCGCACGTGCACAAGCGTCAATTGCTCTTGCATTGCAGCGCGCACTGGGCCGGTCTTGGCGAAGACGGGCAGGGCAGGCTCGCCGCGCTTGCAGCGTTGCAGTCCGAACTGGAATCGCTGGCGTTCGCCGAGCTGCTCGAACGTTGCCAGCGCCAGCAATTGCTGCACCCTGAGTTGGCGGCAGCTTCGGCGGCAGAGGCCTGGCATTACCTGGATCGCGAGGTGGCGCATGGGCATGCGCTGGCACATTACCGGGTCAGTCCGTTGCCTCTGCCGCTGCATGTGTTCCGTGCGAAACAACGCTCGGCGGCGATGGCGCAGCTCAGCCCGACCCTGGGGTGGGCCGAAGAGCTGCCGGATAGCGAGCTGCGCTGCATCGACGTGCCGGGCGACCACCAGAGCATGATGAAGGCCCCGCATATCCAAGCGCTGGGTCAGGCGATCAGCCAGGCACTGGAAGCGGCGCAGGCGCCGGCATTGCCTGGCTACCAACCGCTGGTGACCATTCAGACGGGCGACAGCTCACGGGCGCCGATTTTCTGCGTGCCGGGGGCCGGCGACAGCGTCACCGGGTTCATTCATTTGACCGAGGCCCTCGGCCCTCAATGGCCGATTCACGGCCTGCAACCGCGCGGGCTGGAAGGTGGGGCGGTGCCGCACAGTCAAGTCGAGGCGGCAGCGCTTTTTTACCGGCGGGCAATCGAGCAACTCTACCCGCAGGGTCCGCTGCACCTGATCGGGCACTCGTTCGGCGGTTGGGTAGCGCATGCCATGGCTGCGCAGTTTGAGGCCGACGGACGTGAGGTGGCAACGTTGACCCTGATTGACAGCGAGTCGCCCGGCGGCAACGGCGTGATCGGCAGAGCCTACACCGCGACCGCGGCGCTGCAACGGCTGATCGAGGCGCTGCAACTGTCGGCCGGTACTTCGCTGGGCATCGATGCCGAGGCGTTCGCCGACGCCGATGACGCCACGCAACTGGGTTTGCTGCACGCGGGCATGGTGCGTGCGGGCGTGCTGTCGGCACGGTCTACGCCACAGTCGCTAATCGGTTCGACTCGCACTTTTGCCAGCGCCTTGCGCACGGTCTATCAGCCGCACCAGCGCTACAGCGGCCCGGTGCGCCTGGCGCTGGTCGACGACCCGACGCTGGATGCGGCCGGTAATCAGCGAGAGCAAGCGGCGATGGTCGAGGGCTGGCGAAGGGAGGTGACGGATCTGACGGTGTGGTACGGGCCGGGCAATCATTTCACCCTGCTCAAGGCGCCCAACGTATTCAGTTTCGCCGCGTGGTGGCACGAAGGGCTCACCGAGCCTGCCAGTGAAGTGCTCTCCTGA